A genomic region of Desulfosarcina ovata subsp. ovata contains the following coding sequences:
- the elbB gene encoding isoprenoid biosynthesis glyoxalase ElbB yields the protein MAKKKIGVLLSGCGVFDGTEIHEAVLTLLYLDQQGAEAVCMAPDIDQAHVINHLTQAETDETRNVLVESARIARGEIRNLAEVTADQIDALILPGGFGAAKNLSEFAFKGPDGAVNNQVQQLLEAMITAGKPIGALCIAPATVGMALKEKKPLLTVGSEEGVIGAMAAIGVRHQLCTVDDIAVDETHKIVTTPAYMLGPGIKDVAAGIEKLVKKVIALA from the coding sequence ATGGCAAAGAAAAAAATTGGCGTACTCTTGTCGGGCTGCGGTGTATTCGACGGGACCGAAATCCACGAGGCCGTGCTGACCCTGCTCTACCTGGACCAGCAGGGCGCCGAGGCGGTCTGCATGGCTCCGGACATCGACCAGGCCCACGTGATCAACCATTTGACCCAGGCCGAAACCGACGAGACCCGCAACGTATTGGTGGAGTCGGCGCGCATCGCCCGGGGCGAAATCCGGAACCTGGCCGAGGTCACCGCTGACCAGATCGATGCCCTGATTCTGCCCGGCGGGTTCGGTGCGGCCAAGAACCTGAGCGAGTTCGCCTTCAAGGGGCCAGACGGTGCGGTTAACAATCAGGTCCAGCAACTGCTCGAGGCAATGATCACAGCGGGCAAACCCATTGGCGCCCTGTGCATCGCCCCGGCCACCGTGGGCATGGCCCTCAAGGAAAAAAAGCCCTTGCTGACCGTGGGCAGCGAGGAGGGCGTGATCGGCGCCATGGCCGCCATCGGTGTCCGGCACCAGCTCTGCACGGTGGATGACATCGCCGTTGACGAGACCCATAAAATCGTCACCACGCCCGCATACATGCTCGGTCCCGGCATCAAGGACGTCGCAGCCGGCATTGAAAAACTGGTTAAAAAAGTGATCGCCTTGGCATAG
- a CDS encoding response regulator encodes MDVKILFFDDIFSELFRKVHDENELVWDDNWVASLEKALVDPNNRLGVTFTLIKTGEIEAWKKIVEKEQPDIVIMDYYWPEHALKKYGDRKKGGEISLETLSQMRKAFPNLPMISYTIKPDQQTMEAAYNNGVTLFMEKVAMAVPEVHNTLKYIIIYMMRSK; translated from the coding sequence ATGGATGTAAAAATTTTATTTTTTGATGACATTTTCAGCGAGTTATTTAGAAAAGTACATGATGAGAATGAATTGGTCTGGGATGACAACTGGGTTGCTTCACTTGAAAAGGCGCTTGTGGACCCGAATAACAGGCTGGGAGTGACCTTCACGCTTATTAAAACAGGCGAAATTGAAGCCTGGAAAAAGATTGTTGAAAAAGAACAACCCGATATTGTTATCATGGATTATTATTGGCCTGAACACGCCCTGAAAAAATATGGGGATCGGAAAAAAGGAGGAGAAATCAGTCTTGAAACTTTGTCGCAAATGCGAAAAGCATTTCCCAACTTACCCATGATTTCCTATACGATAAAGCCCGATCAACAGACGATGGAGGCGGCCTATAATAACGGGGTGACCTTATTTATGGAGAAGGTGGCGATGGCAGTACCGGAGGTCCACAACACTTTAAAATATATAATCATTTATATGATGCGATCAAAATGA